A stretch of DNA from Chloroflexota bacterium:
CGTCTCGTCGTAGAGCGCGAGGCGCGGGAAGTGGTGCATGAAGTCGAGCATGGTGGTGCAGCCGCTGCGCGCCGACTCCAGCGCACCGAGCGCCGACCCGTAGTAGGCCGCCTCGTCGTCCATCACGGGCATCGTCGGTACGAGCAGGGTCTGAATCCAGTCGATCAGCCCCATGTCGTCGCCGAGGCCCTTGAGCATCGTCTGCCAGAGGTGATTGTGGGTGTTGATCAGGCCGGGGAAGATCCAGCAGGCCGGCCTGTCGATGCGCTTCTTCGGCGCGTACCGCTGGGTCAGATCATCGGGCGTGCCGACGGCGACGATCTTCTCGCCGCTGACGGCGATGGCCCCGGGCCGCAGGATCGTGTCGTTCGGATCGACGGTCACGACGCCGGCGGCGGTGACCAGCAGGTCGCACGGGAGTGACGGAGAGAGGGTCATGAGCGCACGCACCGTCCGATGAACGAGGCGTCCGAGCCGCGCCGAGAGCGGCCGGACGCCCGCAGTGTGGCAGACCGAGGCGTCAGCGGCGGCACGCGCCGCTGACCCGCGAGTCATAGCACACCGCCCCCGTCCTGCACCGACGGGTCTCCGCGCGTTGTCAGGGCGATTGCATGACAAGCACGTCCTGCGACCTCGTCGGGGACTTCAGTCCCTGGCCGCCCGATTCGCCGTCTTCGGGAACACCAGAGATCATGCAATCGCCCTGCGCGTGCTGTAGCGAAGCGGGGCGAGGCCAGGGCTGTCGTCGTGAGTGCTATGCTACGCCGGCCAGCATTGCCGCGGCGGAGTGACGGAGGATGATGTGGTTGCCACGGACAGCTTCGCCGAGTTCCTGCGCGAGCAGCTTGCCCCACTCGGCCCTGTCCACGCGCGGCGCATGTTCGGGAAGACCGGCGTCTTCTGCGATGGGCTGATGTTCGGCATGGTCACCGAGAACGTGCTCTACCTGCGGGTTGATGCGCACAATCGCGATGCGTTCAAGGAGGCCGAGGCGTCTCCTCCCCTCAACTACCAGAAGCACGGCCAGACGATTGACCTCTCCTTCTGGCGTGTGCCGGAGCGGCTGCTGGACGAACCCGACGAGCTGGTCGCGTGGGCGCGCATCGCACTGGAAGCCGCACGGCGCGTGGCAGCGAAGCGGTCGCGTATCAGAGCGCGTGCGACCTGACCAGACGTCGCCGGACGCGGCCATCATGCACTGGCCCTCGGCGTGCCGTGCAGCGGCGTCGGGGCTTGAAAGCCCCGCCTACCATCCTGCAGTCGCTGCGCGACGCTCCAATCTTGGTGGTCGATGGCTGTTTCCAACGCCCGTCGCGCAGCGACGGAGTGGCTGTAGACGGGGGTCTCAACCCCCGACTGCTCGCTTCATGACGCTGGGGGAACACCGACGGTGATGCCAACGCCCCGGTCTGGCAACGCGCCTTCGCCCCCCAGCCGTGTCGCCGTGCTATCGTGGCGTGGGACTCTGTCAGGGAGTGCCGGTAGCGATGCGGCGCTCGCAGGCGTCGGGTGCAGGGTTCGCAGGGGCACACGGAAGGGAGCACAGGTATGGTTGCCGAGGTGGGTGTCACCCATCGTGCGCCGAGGACGGCCGCCAGCATGGCTGCCGCGGCGCAGCGATTCCTCGGCTCGCTGGACGAGCCGCGCCGAAAGGCCACGCAGTTCGCCTTCGAGGATCAGGAGCGCTTCCGCTGGAACTACCGCCCGGACGGCTTCTTCATCGACGGGGCGACGTTCTGGCACGAGGGGCTGCGCCTGATCAACATGACGCCCGAGCAGCAGCAGGCCGCGCTGGCCTTGCTGGATGCTGGCGTCAGCGCCCGCACCGCCGCCCGCGCCCGCGCGATCATGTCGTTGGAGACCTACCTGCGCGAGCAGGAGCGTGTGGTGCCGCGCTGGGTGCCGCACGTCTGCCGCGATCCTGAGCTGTACGCCTTCTCGATCTTCGGTGAGCCGGGTGGCAAGGCTCCCTGGGCGTGGCGCGCCGGCGGCCATCACATCGGGTTCCACGTCACGGTGATCGACGGCGACCAGGTGGCGACGACGCCGTTTTTCCTGGGTGCGAACCCGGCCATCGTTCGCCACGGCACGCGCGACCTCGGGATGCGGACCCTCCCCGAGGAGGAGGATCTCGGCCGCGCGCTGCTGCAGTCGCTGGCGCCAGAGCGCAAGCTGGCGGCTATCGTCAGCCCGAAGGCCCCCACCGACATTTTGACCGACGCCTACCGCACGGCGAATCCGTCAGTGCCGCCGCGTGGCCTCACCTATGCAGCGATGTCGGGCGAGGAGCGCGGCAAGCTGATCGACCTGGTCAAGCTGTACGTCGGCCGCGCGACGGACGAGGTGGCCGAGAACGAGTGGCGGCGCATCGAGGCGGCCGGCCTGGACGGGATCACCTTCGCGTGGCTCGGCAGCGAGGAGATCCAGCGGGGGCACTACTACGCCGTCAAAGGCCCGACGTTCGCCATCGAGTACGACAACACCCAGGACGACGCGACGCATATCCACTCGGTCTGGCGCAATTACGCCAACGACTGGGGTGAGGATCTGCTGGTGGCGCACTACGCCGCCGAGCACCGCTAGCGCGCTCGCGCCATCCCTTGATGGCCGCGCCGGAGGTGATGCAGCCGTCACCTCCGGCGACATCCTGGCTCGCCGCTGGGACACGCGCCACGCCAAGCCGCGTGTCCCGGCGCCCGAACGAGCGTGAGGCCGCCGTCTCCGGCTTCCTAACGGAGACGCTACGTAGTTGCCTGCGCGATTCCACAGTTGGCGTGGCGGCTGCGGGGCCGTACGCTCACTCCAGGCTCTGTTGTGCGAGCGTTCCGCGGCGGTAGGCGCCAGATCGCGCCGGCCGGCTCGTCAAGTGAACGGAGCCGCGGGCGCGGCCGCGCAGACTCCCGCATGCCGTCGCACCTGCCCAGAATCCGGCCTGCCTCGTGGGCCGCCGTCGCCTGCATTGATGCCCGGTCGGGGGTGCTGGCGCGCTGCGTCTGGAGGCTGGCCGGCGGGAAGTGCTGGAGGGACTGCGCACACGGCCAGGGGCCACCCGAGCATGGTGACGCCGACGTTGCACGTTCCACCCGGGAAGTGGGGAGTGAGAGCATGCCATCGATTCAGGACGTCGCAGATCAGATCAACGCCAAGCTTGACCAGATCAACACCAACACCGCCACCTCGGTCACCATCGGCAACGGCATCCGTACCGACATCGGGCAGACCAACGCGAAGCTGGACACGCTGGATGCCCATCTGCAGGCTGGGGTGTCTGAGCTTGCGAACGGGATCTTCGCGATCTTCGAGCTGCACAAGGCCACGAACGCGATCCTCGAGCATCAGAGCAAGCAGAACGACACCATCATCTGCTTGATCACCAACACCAACGAGTTGCTGTGCGGGATCACCCGCAAGCTGACTCGCCAGCTTGCATTGAGCGAGCAGACGCTCACCTCCGTCAAGCGCATCGAGGGGATCGCCGAGCGCGCCGAACCGGCCGCCGCCGGCGACTATGACCGTCTCGCCGAGCTGGACCACCGGCTGCTGGAGTGCTGCCCGCCCGAGCAGCCCAAGCCCGAGGCGTGCCCTGAGCCCTGCCCGGTGCCGCGCGACGATCCGTATCGGCCGAAGGGACAGGATTGGAGGCCACGGCCGCAGCGCGATCCCGTGCGATGAGTGAAGAGGACGGGGAAC
This window harbors:
- a CDS encoding TfoX/Sxy family protein encodes the protein MVATDSFAEFLREQLAPLGPVHARRMFGKTGVFCDGLMFGMVTENVLYLRVDAHNRDAFKEAEASPPLNYQKHGQTIDLSFWRVPERLLDEPDELVAWARIALEAARRVAAKRSRIRARAT
- a CDS encoding DUF3500 domain-containing protein, producing the protein MVAEVGVTHRAPRTAASMAAAAQRFLGSLDEPRRKATQFAFEDQERFRWNYRPDGFFIDGATFWHEGLRLINMTPEQQQAALALLDAGVSARTAARARAIMSLETYLREQERVVPRWVPHVCRDPELYAFSIFGEPGGKAPWAWRAGGHHIGFHVTVIDGDQVATTPFFLGANPAIVRHGTRDLGMRTLPEEEDLGRALLQSLAPERKLAAIVSPKAPTDILTDAYRTANPSVPPRGLTYAAMSGEERGKLIDLVKLYVGRATDEVAENEWRRIEAAGLDGITFAWLGSEEIQRGHYYAVKGPTFAIEYDNTQDDATHIHSVWRNYANDWGEDLLVAHYAAEHR